From Acinetobacter lwoffii, a single genomic window includes:
- a CDS encoding DsbC family protein: MLKKTLIISLSTFISSFAFANIDTVQANLAKNSPNLKIENIQTTEMKGIYSGSMQGQVVYLNEDAKHLIAGPMLRIQDQHNLTRDLMLKQNSIDWKKLPLQDAVKSVRGTGKRQIAIFSDPNCPYCKKLELELKKLNDLTIYTFILPLKPQSVAPSKQVYCESNPAQAWEDLIAQGIQPKSKKTCANPIEQNKKLAQSMGVNGTPAIIFSNGFKVMGAYPAEQIEQIFKEFNL, encoded by the coding sequence ATGTTAAAAAAAACACTGATCATTAGTTTAAGTACATTCATTTCAAGCTTTGCATTTGCCAATATTGATACGGTACAAGCTAATTTGGCAAAAAACAGTCCCAATTTAAAAATTGAAAATATTCAGACCACCGAGATGAAAGGTATCTATAGCGGTTCCATGCAGGGCCAAGTGGTTTATCTGAATGAAGATGCCAAGCATCTGATTGCTGGTCCGATGCTGCGGATTCAGGATCAACATAATCTGACCCGTGATTTAATGCTGAAACAAAATAGTATCGACTGGAAAAAATTACCGCTTCAGGATGCTGTAAAAAGTGTAAGAGGTACGGGTAAACGTCAGATTGCCATCTTTTCTGACCCAAATTGCCCGTATTGTAAAAAGCTTGAGTTAGAGCTGAAAAAACTGAATGATTTGACGATTTATACCTTTATTCTTCCTTTAAAACCCCAGTCGGTGGCTCCTTCAAAACAGGTGTATTGCGAGTCTAATCCAGCTCAGGCATGGGAAGATCTGATTGCTCAAGGGATTCAACCTAAATCGAAAAAAACTTGTGCCAATCCGATTGAACAGAATAAAAAACTGGCTCAGTCTATGGGCGTGAATGGGACACCTGCAATTATTTTTTCCAATGGTTTTAAAGTGATGGGTGCCTATCCGGCAGAGCAGATTGAGCAGATCTTTAAAGAATTCAATTTATAA